GTCCGACGCTGATTGGAGCAAACGTCACACCCATGTATTGAGGCTAGCGCCGCAACCCACGCGGCTCAAGCGGTGCATTGCCCGACCGCGAGGATCGGCGTAACCAGCCCCAATGGTCCAGTCCGTCACCACTCCCGTTCTGTTCGATCGCAGTTTGCTCGCGCTCAGGCAGCGGCGGGCTGCGGCAGCGCCGGAGACCTTCCTGTTGGAGCGCGTTGCGGAGGACATCGAGGATCGGCTTGCGGCAGTGAACCGGTCCTTCACCGCGGCTGCCGACGTCTGGACGCCGGCCGCGGGCTTGAAGCCGTATCTTTCGGGACGCCTCTCGCAGCTCGCACATATCGCTGCGCCGGAAACGGCAGATGAGCGGCTGCCGCTGGCCGCGCAATCGCTCGATCTCGCGCTGTCGGCGCTGGCGTTTCAATTCGTCAACGATCTGCCCGGACTGCTGGTGCAGATTCGCCGCGCCTTGCGCCCCGATGGTCTGCTGCTGGCGGCGATGATCGGCGGCGATACGCTGACCGAGCTCCGGCAGAGCTTCGCGGCGGCCGAAGCCGAATGCGAGGGCGGCGTCTCGCCGCGCGTCGCGCCGTTCGCCGATCTGCGCGATGTCGGCGGGCTGTTGCAGCGTGCCGGCTTCGCGCTGCCCGTCACCGACGTCGACCGCGTCGTGGTCCGCTATGCCAGCGCGCTTGGCCTGATGCAGGATCTCCGCCGCATGGGCGCGACCAACAGCCTGGTCGAGCGGCGCCGCACGCCGCTGCGCCGCGCCACCCTGCTGCGCATGGCCCACATCTATGCCGAACGCTTCGCCGACCCCGACGGCCGCATCCGCGCCACCTTCGACATCATCTGGTTATCCGGCTGGGCCCCGCACGAAAGCCAGCAGAAGCCGCTGAAGCCGGGCTCGGCGACAGCGAGCCTCGAGGCGGCGGTGAAGAAAGCAGGCCGCGACTAGACTTTCTCCCGAAGGCCGGGCCTTATAGCCGTCGCCTATCAAGTCGCACGGTATCGCCTGCCATGCTTACCCGGATCGACTACGTCGCGGTCTATGTCGCCGATCAAAGAGCTGCACTCGACTTCTATGTCGATACACTCGGATTTGAACTGCGGCATTGCTCGCCTGGCGGCATCATCAATTGGGGATATGATCTGACCGTAGGCCTGCCCGGGCAGCGCATGATGCTGCAACTCACCTTACGCCCGCCCGGCGACACCTCGCGCAGCACCCCGATCATGCTGAGCTGTACGGATTTGGAGCAGACCTACCACGCTCTGCTTGCAAAGGGAGTTCGCTTCCACTGTCACCTCAATGGCGGGCTTGAATTCGTGTCGTTCTACGATCCAGACGGCAATGAATTTTATATGTCCGATAATAGCCAGAACTGGATCGACGAAAACGCCCTTGCACGAATGAAACAAGGGGTTCCGGACGGGCCATGAACTCGCCCGGAGAAACGTCGCTGCGCGATCCTCACATCAATAGATCGATCAGATGCGGCAGCAGCGGAATGTCCGCCGGGGGCATCGGGTAGTCGCGCAGCTTGTTCGGCCGCACCCAGGCCAGTTGCTGTCCCTCGCGCGCGGCGACCACGCCTTCCCAGCGCCGGCAGATGTAGAGCGGCATCAACAGATGGAATGTCTCATAGGCGTGGCTGGCAAACGTCAGCGGCGCGAGACAGGCCTCGCGCACGGTGATGCCGAGCTCCTCGTCGAGCTCGCGGATCAGGCTGGCTTCGGGGCGCTCGCCGGGCTCGAGCTTGCCGCCGGGAAACTCCCAGAGTCCCGCGAGCGTCTTGCCGGGCGGCCGCTGCGCCAGCAGCACACGATTGTCGGCGTCGACGAGCGCGCAGGCGACCACGAGCGTGAGTTTCAGGTCGGGCATGGTCCGATCGGTTTGAGAGGGATGCGCCGGTCCGAGAACCAGGTGCGCCTGTTGAGGGAATCTTAACCTAGGCCGTTTCGAGCCCGGTTTCCACGGTCGAAATAAGCCAACCTTAATGGCCGGCCGCGTATTTTCACGGGTGAACGCCATGGCCTCCTCATGGTTTGTTAGGCATCATTCATGCGAATTTTATCCAGCCTGCTCGGCCGCCTGCGGCGCGACGTCAGCGGCAACGTCGCGGTGACCTTCGCGATCGTCTGCGTCCCGCTGATCACCGCGGTCGGCTGCGGCGTCGACTACAGCCGCGCCAACCAGATGCGCGCCAAGCTGCAGGCGGCGGTCGACGCCGCCTCGGTCGGCGCGGTGTCCCGGACCTCGCCGGCCTTCATCGCCGCGGGCACGATGACCTCGGACGGCGTGATCGCCGCCGGCAATGACGATGCGGCGAAGATCTTCAACGGCAACATGTCGGGCACGTCAGGCTATACGCTGACCAGCCTGACGCCGGAGGTGAAGAAGGCCGGCTCGGTGCTGACCGCCACCGTGTCGTTCTCGGCCACCGTGCCGATGATGTTCATGAACATCGTCGGGTTCAAGACCATGACCCTGCAGGGATCGTCGACCGCCAAGGCTTCGATGCCGCGATACATCGATTTCTATCTGCTGCTCGACAATTCGCCGTCGATGGGCGTGGCGGCGACGCCGGCGGACGTGACCAAGATGGTCAATGCGACCTCCGACAAATGCGCCTTCGCCTGCCACGACTACAACGACTCCAACAACTACTACAATCTCGCCAAGACGCTCAACGTGACCACCCGGATCGACGTGCTGCGCAGCGCCACCCAGCAGCTCATGGACACGGCGCAGCAGACGCAGACCTATACGAACCAGTTCCGCATGGCGATCTACGATTTCGGCGCAGCGTCGAAGACGATCGGATTGCGGGCGCTGTTTTCGCTGTCGTCGAGCCTGTCCAGCGCCAAGAGCGCCGCGGGCAACATCGACCTGATGGGCGTCTACGGCAACAATGATTCCTACACGGCCGACAAGGATACGCCGTTCACCACGGTGTTCCCCGCCATCAACAACGAGATCTCGACGCCTGGTGACGGCACGACCGGCTCGCCGCTGAAATACCTGTTCTTTGTCTCCGATGGCGTCGCGGACGAGAGCAACGCCTCCTGCCTGAAGCCAAAGGCCAGCGGCAATCGCTGCCAGTCGCCGATCAATCCGGCGCTCTGCACCACGCTCAAGAACCGCGGCATCAAGATCGCGGTCCTCTATACGACCTATCTGCAACTGCCGACCAACAGCTGGTACATGAGCTGGATCGATCCCTTCAACAAGGGGCCGTTCGGCCCGTCGCCGAACAGCGAGATCGCGCAGAAGATGCAGGCCTGCGCCTCGGACGGATTCTATTTCGAGGTGTCGCCGACGCAGGGCATCGCGGAGGCGATGAAGGCGCTGTTCCAGAAGGCGGTCGCCGACGCACGGATCGCGAGCTGATCGACTCGGCCCCAGGAAGCGCGCCGGCATCTGCGCGCTTCCTGGCCGCGGTTGGTTGCGGAATCAGGATCGGTAGTCGCCGTTGATCGCGACATACTCCTTGGTCAGGTCGCAGGTCAGCACGCGGTCGCGGCCCTTGCCGAGGCCGAGCGCCACCTTGATCTGCACCTTCTGCGCCTTCATCGCCTCGGAGACTTCCGTCTCGTCATAGGACGGATCGCGCGCGCCCTTCGATGCGACGCGGATGCCGTTGAAGGAGATCGAGAGCTTGTCGCGGTCGGCCGGCTCGCCGGCCTTGCCGACGGCCATCACGACGCGGCCCCAATTGGCGTCCTCGCCGGCGATCGCGGTCTTGACCAGTGGCGAGTTGGCGATCGACATCGCGATTCTGCGCGCCGACGGCTTGCTCTTGGCGCCCTCGACGATGATCTCGACCAGCTTGCGGGCGCCCTCGCCGTCGCGCGCGACCTGCTCGGCGAGGTCGGCCAGCACGGCATTGAACGCCTTCACGAACGCCTTCGCGCGCGGATCGCTGGCGCGGCTGATCTTCGGTGCGCCCTTCGCCGCGGCGGCCCCGGTGGCGAAGGCGAGCAG
This region of Bradyrhizobium sp. SZCCHNS1050 genomic DNA includes:
- a CDS encoding methyltransferase domain-containing protein, with the protein product MVQSVTTPVLFDRSLLALRQRRAAAAPETFLLERVAEDIEDRLAAVNRSFTAAADVWTPAAGLKPYLSGRLSQLAHIAAPETADERLPLAAQSLDLALSALAFQFVNDLPGLLVQIRRALRPDGLLLAAMIGGDTLTELRQSFAAAEAECEGGVSPRVAPFADLRDVGGLLQRAGFALPVTDVDRVVVRYASALGLMQDLRRMGATNSLVERRRTPLRRATLLRMAHIYAERFADPDGRIRATFDIIWLSGWAPHESQQKPLKPGSATASLEAAVKKAGRD
- a CDS encoding VOC family protein, whose protein sequence is MLTRIDYVAVYVADQRAALDFYVDTLGFELRHCSPGGIINWGYDLTVGLPGQRMMLQLTLRPPGDTSRSTPIMLSCTDLEQTYHALLAKGVRFHCHLNGGLEFVSFYDPDGNEFYMSDNSQNWIDENALARMKQGVPDGP
- a CDS encoding (deoxy)nucleoside triphosphate pyrophosphohydrolase, with amino-acid sequence MPDLKLTLVVACALVDADNRVLLAQRPPGKTLAGLWEFPGGKLEPGERPEASLIRELDEELGITVREACLAPLTFASHAYETFHLLMPLYICRRWEGVVAAREGQQLAWVRPNKLRDYPMPPADIPLLPHLIDLLM
- a CDS encoding TadE/TadG family type IV pilus assembly protein, coding for MRILSSLLGRLRRDVSGNVAVTFAIVCVPLITAVGCGVDYSRANQMRAKLQAAVDAASVGAVSRTSPAFIAAGTMTSDGVIAAGNDDAAKIFNGNMSGTSGYTLTSLTPEVKKAGSVLTATVSFSATVPMMFMNIVGFKTMTLQGSSTAKASMPRYIDFYLLLDNSPSMGVAATPADVTKMVNATSDKCAFACHDYNDSNNYYNLAKTLNVTTRIDVLRSATQQLMDTAQQTQTYTNQFRMAIYDFGAASKTIGLRALFSLSSSLSSAKSAAGNIDLMGVYGNNDSYTADKDTPFTTVFPAINNEISTPGDGTTGSPLKYLFFVSDGVADESNASCLKPKASGNRCQSPINPALCTTLKNRGIKIAVLYTTYLQLPTNSWYMSWIDPFNKGPFGPSPNSEIAQKMQACASDGFYFEVSPTQGIAEAMKALFQKAVADARIAS